One window from the genome of Pandoraea fibrosis encodes:
- a CDS encoding ABC transporter permease — MLKKTLFTLQLLLTLLMCAFLLIPVGMSILAGLSVNYFRGPSAGLTFKWVIQVWQDYHDAILNSLYVGGATLVLVTLLGVPAGYVLARWQSRFARWIEELLTLPIALPGLASALALISVYGGMRGFRESLAFIVVGHVIFTLPFMVRAVAAACADSRIKLMEEGAASLGASFLRRFMTVVLPNIRSEIVAAALIVVTLSLGEFNLTWMLHTPDTKTLPVGLADAYASLRLEIGSAYTAVFFVLIVPLLVVMQMTAQRAKVSGGKTSARGRT, encoded by the coding sequence ATGCTCAAGAAAACCCTTTTCACGCTGCAACTGCTGCTCACGTTGCTGATGTGCGCGTTCCTGTTGATCCCCGTGGGCATGTCGATTCTCGCGGGGCTGTCGGTGAACTATTTCCGTGGTCCGTCGGCCGGCCTCACGTTCAAGTGGGTGATTCAGGTCTGGCAGGACTATCACGACGCCATTCTGAATTCGTTGTACGTCGGCGGTGCCACGCTTGTTCTGGTCACGCTGCTCGGCGTGCCGGCCGGTTACGTGCTGGCGCGCTGGCAGAGTCGCTTTGCGCGCTGGATCGAAGAACTGCTGACGCTGCCCATCGCCCTGCCGGGGCTGGCCAGTGCGCTCGCGCTGATCAGCGTGTACGGCGGCATGCGCGGCTTTCGGGAAAGTCTGGCGTTCATCGTGGTCGGGCACGTCATTTTTACGTTGCCGTTCATGGTGCGCGCCGTGGCCGCCGCATGCGCGGACTCGCGCATCAAGTTGATGGAAGAGGGCGCGGCGAGCCTCGGTGCGAGCTTCCTGCGCCGCTTCATGACCGTGGTGCTGCCCAATATCCGTAGCGAAATCGTGGCGGCCGCGCTCATCGTGGTGACGCTCTCGCTCGGTGAGTTCAACCTGACGTGGATGCTCCACACCCCCGATACCAAGACGCTGCCGGTGGGGCTGGCGGACGCCTACGCGTCGCTGCGCCTGGAGATCGGTAGCGCCTACACGGCCGTGTTTTTCGTGTTGATCGTGCCGCTGCTCGTCGTCATGCAGATGACGGCCCAGCGCGCGAAGGTGTCGGGCGGGAAGACATCGGCGCGAGGCCGTACCTGA
- a CDS encoding ABC transporter permease, translating into MRDLTLPRGWRVALLLPALAVFLAFWLLPMAALVQVSGDGHAFETYRAILTNARYLDSLWQTVVLSALVTLATLALSLVAGLFLTRHDFPGKSILVSMLTLPLAFPGVVVGFMVIMLAGRQGLIGDLSTKLIGHKLVFAYSLAGLFLGYLYFSIPRVILAVMAAAESLDHSLTEAAASLGAGPFAIARDVTLPALAPALIASGAMCFATSVGAFGTAFTLATDIDVLPMTIYTEFTLNANVATAAALSVILGIVTWAVLMLARNFTGQAVAAGG; encoded by the coding sequence ATGCGTGACCTGACCCTGCCGCGCGGCTGGCGCGTGGCACTTCTGCTACCGGCGCTGGCGGTTTTTCTGGCGTTCTGGCTATTGCCGATGGCCGCCCTTGTGCAGGTGAGCGGCGACGGTCACGCGTTCGAGACCTATCGCGCGATTCTCACCAACGCGCGTTATCTCGATAGCCTGTGGCAGACCGTCGTGCTCTCGGCGCTGGTCACCCTTGCCACGCTGGCGTTGTCGCTTGTGGCGGGCCTCTTCCTCACCCGTCATGACTTTCCGGGGAAATCGATCCTCGTGTCGATGCTGACGCTGCCGTTGGCGTTCCCCGGCGTGGTGGTCGGTTTCATGGTCATCATGCTCGCGGGACGTCAGGGCCTGATCGGCGATCTGTCGACCAAGCTCATCGGGCACAAGCTCGTGTTCGCGTATTCGCTCGCGGGCTTGTTCCTCGGTTACCTGTATTTCTCGATTCCCCGCGTGATTCTCGCAGTGATGGCCGCGGCGGAATCGCTCGACCATTCGCTCACGGAGGCCGCCGCATCGCTCGGCGCGGGGCCGTTCGCCATTGCCCGCGACGTCACGTTGCCCGCGCTGGCACCTGCACTGATCGCTTCGGGCGCGATGTGTTTCGCGACCTCGGTCGGTGCGTTCGGTACGGCGTTTACGCTCGCCACCGACATCGATGTGCTGCCGATGACCATCTACACCGAGTTCACGCTCAACGCCAATGTCGCGACGGCGGCGGCGCTCTCGGTCATTCTCGGCATCGTGACGTGGGCGGTGCTCATGCTCGCCCGCAATTTCACGGGGCAGGCTGTCGCCGCCGGAGGTTGA
- a CDS encoding extracellular solute-binding protein, translating into MKLWITRAARTLALFTLLGAGAAHAQQTAICYNCPPEWADWAGQVKAIAQDTGIRVPLDNKNSGQAVAQLIAEQKAPVADIVYLGITSAIEASKKGLLAPYKPANWDQVPANLKDPNGMWTTIHSGTVGFFVNRDALEGKPVPRSWADLLKPEYRGMVGYLDPSSAFAGYAAAIAANQALGGSMDNFGPAIGFFQKLKANAPIVPKQTAYARVLSGEIPILIDFDFNAYRAIYKDRANVQFVIPMEGTVSLPYVIALVKNAPHADNGKKVIDYTLSDKGQAHWAQAFLRPVRASTMPADVAAKFLPATDYARVKPVDLQKLAAQQDAFGQQYLKNVR; encoded by the coding sequence ATGAAGCTTTGGATCACCCGCGCCGCTCGCACGCTGGCGCTTTTCACCCTGCTCGGTGCTGGCGCCGCGCACGCCCAGCAGACCGCCATCTGCTACAACTGCCCGCCGGAATGGGCGGACTGGGCCGGTCAGGTCAAGGCCATCGCACAGGACACCGGCATTCGCGTGCCGCTCGATAACAAGAACTCCGGCCAGGCTGTGGCGCAGTTGATCGCGGAACAGAAGGCGCCGGTGGCCGACATCGTGTATCTCGGCATCACTTCCGCTATCGAAGCCAGCAAGAAGGGGCTGCTCGCGCCGTACAAACCGGCGAACTGGGATCAGGTGCCGGCAAACCTGAAGGATCCGAACGGCATGTGGACCACGATCCACTCGGGCACGGTGGGCTTCTTCGTGAACCGCGACGCCCTGGAAGGCAAGCCGGTGCCGCGTTCGTGGGCCGACCTGCTCAAGCCGGAGTATCGCGGCATGGTGGGGTATCTGGATCCGAGCAGTGCATTCGCCGGCTATGCCGCCGCGATCGCCGCCAATCAGGCGCTCGGCGGTTCGATGGACAACTTTGGCCCGGCCATCGGCTTCTTCCAGAAGCTCAAGGCCAACGCGCCCATCGTGCCGAAGCAAACGGCCTATGCCCGCGTGCTCTCGGGTGAGATCCCCATCCTCATCGACTTCGACTTCAACGCCTACCGCGCGATCTACAAGGACCGCGCCAACGTGCAGTTCGTGATTCCGATGGAAGGCACGGTGTCGCTGCCTTACGTGATCGCACTCGTGAAGAACGCACCGCACGCCGACAACGGCAAGAAGGTCATCGACTACACGCTGTCCGACAAGGGCCAGGCACATTGGGCGCAAGCGTTCCTGCGTCCGGTGCGTGCCAGCACGATGCCAGCTGATGTGGCTGCGAAGTTCCTGCCCGCAACCGACTATGCCCGCGTGAAGCCGGTCGATCTGCAGAAGCTCGCCGCGCAGCAGGACGCGTTCGGCCAGCAGTATCTGAAGAACGTGCGCTAA
- a CDS encoding alpha/beta hydrolase yields the protein MKRYRNFDDAELDIQYNARATTPNVLDILTQYAQESAHARATTPCVLDVAYGDHPDETLDIFPAPTPGAPVFFFVHGGYWRALNKNDSSNMAPAFTRAGATVVTINYSLAPGASLDTIVDQTRRALAWVHRHIGEHHGDARRIHVCGSSAGGHLVGMLLAQGWHAEYGVPEDVIAGAAPLSGLFDLTPIPYTHINEWMKLSEDDARRNSPYFHLPARGCPIVVSYGETETAEFKRQSDDYLVAWRAQGFAGEYVPMPGTNHFDIVLTLNDTASPLTQAIFRQMGLAREAT from the coding sequence ATGAAGCGCTACCGCAATTTCGACGATGCCGAGCTGGATATTCAGTACAACGCTCGCGCCACGACCCCCAACGTCCTCGACATCCTGACGCAGTACGCCCAAGAGAGCGCGCACGCCCGTGCGACCACCCCCTGCGTTCTCGATGTCGCCTACGGGGATCACCCCGACGAAACACTGGACATTTTCCCGGCCCCGACCCCCGGCGCCCCCGTCTTCTTCTTCGTTCACGGCGGCTACTGGCGCGCACTGAACAAGAACGATTCGAGCAACATGGCGCCCGCCTTCACGCGCGCCGGCGCCACCGTCGTCACCATCAACTATTCGCTCGCGCCTGGCGCGTCGCTCGACACCATCGTCGACCAGACACGGCGCGCACTGGCCTGGGTGCATCGTCATATCGGCGAGCACCACGGCGACGCACGCCGCATTCATGTGTGCGGCAGCTCTGCCGGCGGCCACCTCGTGGGCATGCTGCTCGCGCAGGGCTGGCATGCGGAATACGGCGTGCCCGAAGACGTCATCGCCGGCGCCGCACCGTTGTCGGGCCTGTTCGACCTCACGCCGATTCCGTACACGCACATCAACGAGTGGATGAAGCTGTCCGAGGACGACGCGCGCCGCAACAGCCCGTACTTCCATCTGCCTGCGCGTGGCTGCCCGATCGTGGTGTCCTACGGCGAGACGGAGACGGCCGAGTTCAAACGGCAGAGCGACGACTACCTCGTGGCGTGGCGCGCTCAGGGATTCGCCGGCGAGTATGTGCCGATGCCCGGCACCAATCACTTCGATATCGTGCTCACGCTGAACGACACCGCCAGTCCGCTCACGCAAGCCATCTTCCGCCAGATGGGTCTGGCCCGGGAGGCGACATGA
- a CDS encoding ABC transporter substrate-binding protein produces the protein MTGTKTTQRKAIAVLGAVAAAAALFASTGAYAQVKIGFIGTLSGPGGALGQDQYDAFMLAIEQKGGKLGGVPVQVIKEDDQLKPDVGVQAAQKLVERDKVPLITGVTFSNVMMAIHKNVTNAGVVMVGSNAGPTPIAGEQCSPNFFSTSWDNDELHEAGGQLSTDLGYKKMYVMAPNYQAGRDAVNGFKRDYKGQIVDEVYTQVNQPDYSAEIAQLQAAKPDAVYVFYPGGMGVNFVKQYRQAGLLGKIPLISVSTIDGSTLPALKEQAVGSITSAPYSPDLDNAQNKQFVAAFQKKYNRVPSMYAAQSYDAANLIDSALTKTKGSVADREALRAALKAADFQSVRGSFKFASNQFPIAPFYRVDVVKDGSGAAFANKGKIEIKTRANLASMCKIRS, from the coding sequence ATGACGGGAACGAAGACCACGCAACGCAAAGCCATCGCCGTGCTGGGCGCCGTCGCCGCAGCCGCGGCGCTGTTTGCCTCGACCGGCGCATACGCTCAGGTAAAGATCGGCTTCATCGGCACGCTCTCTGGCCCGGGCGGTGCGCTCGGCCAGGATCAGTACGACGCTTTCATGCTCGCTATCGAGCAGAAGGGCGGCAAGCTGGGCGGCGTGCCTGTGCAGGTGATCAAGGAAGACGATCAACTCAAGCCCGACGTCGGCGTGCAGGCGGCCCAAAAGCTGGTGGAGCGCGACAAGGTTCCGCTCATCACCGGCGTGACGTTCTCGAACGTGATGATGGCCATCCACAAGAACGTGACGAACGCGGGCGTGGTCATGGTGGGCTCGAACGCCGGCCCGACGCCGATTGCCGGCGAACAATGTTCGCCGAACTTCTTCTCGACCTCGTGGGACAACGACGAACTGCATGAGGCCGGCGGTCAGCTCTCGACCGACCTCGGTTACAAGAAGATGTACGTGATGGCCCCGAACTATCAGGCCGGACGCGACGCCGTGAACGGCTTCAAGCGCGACTACAAAGGCCAGATCGTCGACGAGGTCTACACACAGGTCAACCAGCCGGATTACTCGGCGGAAATCGCCCAGTTGCAAGCCGCCAAGCCGGACGCCGTCTACGTGTTCTACCCGGGCGGCATGGGCGTGAACTTCGTCAAGCAATACCGTCAGGCCGGGCTGCTCGGCAAGATTCCGCTGATCTCCGTGTCGACCATCGACGGCTCGACCCTGCCCGCTCTCAAAGAGCAAGCCGTGGGCAGCATCACCAGCGCGCCGTACTCGCCTGACCTCGACAACGCGCAGAACAAGCAATTCGTCGCGGCCTTCCAGAAGAAATACAACCGTGTGCCGTCGATGTACGCCGCGCAGTCATACGACGCGGCGAACCTGATCGACTCCGCCCTCACGAAGACGAAGGGCAGCGTGGCCGACCGCGAGGCCCTGCGTGCCGCGCTCAAGGCCGCCGACTTCCAGTCCGTGCGTGGCTCGTTCAAGTTCGCGAGCAACCAGTTCCCGATCGCGCCGTTCTACCGCGTGGACGTCGTGAAGGACGGCAGCGGCGCAGCGTTTGCGAACAAGGGGAAGATCGAAATCAAGACGCGCGCCAATCTCGCGTCGATGTGCAAGATCCGCTCGTAA
- a CDS encoding amidohydrolase family protein, with amino-acid sequence MKKIDMHAHFFPRITQAEAARLDPATAPWLRIDDGGETGNIMLDERAFRPVYRALWDPALRVEELDRHGIDLQVVCATPIMFGYRYDAHVVMDWVRRMNDLALEHCAYAPTRLKPMAQVPLQHLDLACAEASRAKASGHIGVQIGNHLGDKDLDDEQLVAFLRHCGNEHIPVLVHPWDMMTDGRMKKWMMPWLVAMPAETQLSILSLILSGAFERLPRSLKLCFAHGGGAFPYLLGRAENAWHCRDIVRADSPHPPSHYLDRFYVDSAVFDPRALRLLVDTMGVERIMLGSDHPFPLGEQDIGRLVAEQPGLDAAARHRILAANALEFFGL; translated from the coding sequence ATGAAGAAAATCGACATGCACGCCCACTTCTTCCCGCGCATCACGCAGGCAGAAGCGGCCCGTCTCGACCCCGCCACCGCGCCGTGGCTGCGCATCGACGACGGCGGCGAGACCGGCAACATCATGCTCGACGAGCGCGCCTTCCGTCCCGTCTACCGCGCCTTGTGGGACCCCGCACTGCGTGTCGAAGAACTCGACCGTCATGGCATCGATTTGCAAGTGGTCTGCGCCACGCCGATCATGTTCGGCTACCGCTACGACGCTCACGTGGTGATGGACTGGGTCCGGCGCATGAACGATCTGGCGCTGGAGCATTGCGCCTACGCCCCCACGCGGCTCAAGCCGATGGCGCAGGTGCCGTTGCAGCACCTCGATCTGGCATGCGCGGAAGCCTCGCGCGCCAAGGCCAGTGGCCATATCGGCGTGCAAATCGGCAATCACCTCGGTGACAAGGATCTGGACGACGAGCAGCTCGTAGCGTTCTTGCGGCACTGCGGCAACGAACACATCCCGGTGCTCGTGCATCCGTGGGACATGATGACCGACGGCCGCATGAAGAAGTGGATGATGCCGTGGCTCGTGGCCATGCCCGCCGAGACGCAACTCTCGATCCTCTCGCTGATCCTCTCGGGGGCCTTCGAACGTCTGCCCCGCTCGCTCAAGCTGTGCTTCGCCCACGGGGGCGGCGCCTTCCCCTATCTGCTGGGCCGCGCCGAAAACGCCTGGCATTGCCGCGACATCGTGCGCGCCGACAGCCCGCACCCGCCGTCCCACTATCTGGACCGCTTCTACGTGGACAGCGCCGTGTTCGACCCGCGCGCCCTGCGCCTGCTGGTTGACACCATGGGCGTGGAGCGCATCATGCTGGGCTCCGACCACCCGTTCCCGCTCGGCGAGCAGGACATCGGCCGTCTGGTGGCCGAACAGCCGGGGCTGGACGCCGCCGCGCGGCACCGCATTCTGGCAGCGAACGCCCTCGAGTTCTTCGGCCTGTAA
- a CDS encoding LacI family DNA-binding transcriptional regulator, with amino-acid sequence MADIRDVAQRAGCSIATVSRALNSPQLVRPETLARVQAAAAELKFRPNALGRQLRGERTGLIGVMLPTLGNPVFADCLEGIEAAIDGTGRRLLLVTTQYDPERERNAIETLLQQRVDGLLLTLADAEHSALIDDLAAEGVACQLVYNDAPERPCVSVNNRAAAAQGVAMLIEAGHRDIVMVTGALHASDRAKRRYLGYGDAMQAAGLTPLPAFEIDFNSGARGERVREWLAQRERDGARPTALFCSNDLLALGVMRALREAGLRVPDDMSVLGFDGLAVGELLSPTLATVVQPSVDIGRHAAQRLLAQIEGRDGRTGVATTLPDASLGQALILPHEIRRGGTVAAPPGKPR; translated from the coding sequence GTGGCAGACATACGGGACGTGGCGCAGCGCGCGGGGTGTTCGATTGCGACGGTGTCGCGTGCCCTCAATTCGCCGCAATTGGTCCGTCCCGAGACGCTGGCCCGCGTGCAGGCGGCGGCTGCCGAGCTCAAATTCCGTCCCAATGCGTTGGGCCGCCAGTTGCGCGGCGAGCGCACGGGGTTGATCGGTGTGATGCTGCCGACGCTGGGCAATCCGGTGTTCGCCGATTGTCTGGAAGGGATCGAAGCCGCCATCGACGGCACCGGGCGCCGTTTGCTGCTCGTCACCACCCAGTACGACCCCGAGCGTGAGCGCAACGCCATCGAGACTCTGCTGCAACAGCGGGTGGACGGCCTGCTGCTCACGCTCGCCGACGCCGAACACAGCGCGCTCATCGACGATCTCGCCGCCGAAGGCGTGGCGTGTCAGCTTGTCTACAACGATGCCCCCGAGCGGCCCTGCGTGTCGGTGAACAACCGGGCTGCCGCCGCACAGGGCGTGGCCATGCTGATCGAGGCGGGGCATCGCGACATCGTGATGGTGACCGGGGCGCTGCATGCGTCCGATCGCGCCAAGCGCCGTTATCTCGGTTATGGCGACGCCATGCAAGCCGCCGGCCTGACGCCGCTGCCGGCGTTCGAAATCGATTTCAACAGCGGGGCACGCGGTGAGCGGGTGCGCGAATGGCTGGCGCAGCGCGAGCGCGACGGCGCACGCCCCACGGCCCTGTTCTGCTCCAACGATCTGCTGGCGCTTGGCGTGATGCGTGCATTGCGCGAGGCGGGGCTGCGCGTGCCCGACGACATGTCGGTGCTCGGCTTCGACGGTCTGGCCGTGGGCGAACTGCTCTCGCCGACGCTCGCCACGGTCGTGCAGCCCAGCGTCGACATCGGCCGTCACGCGGCGCAACGACTGCTCGCACAGATCGAGGGGCGCGATGGACGCACCGGAGTCGCAACGACATTGCCTGACGCTTCGCTCGGGCAGGCGCTGATCCTGCCGCACGAGATTCGTCGCGGCGGCACGGTAGCCGCGCCGCCGGGCAAGCCTCGCTGA
- a CDS encoding RidA family protein has product MSASQDTQARVVAGKAKPRGKFPHIKRAGDFLFVSGTSSRRPDNTYAGAQVDALGVTQLDIREQTRAVIENIRDILASEGATLADVVEVGSFLVNMNDFGGYNEVYGEYFDENGPTRTTVAVHQLPHPLLLIEIKCVAYAPRSR; this is encoded by the coding sequence ATGAGCGCATCGCAAGACACCCAAGCCCGTGTCGTGGCCGGCAAGGCCAAACCGCGCGGCAAGTTCCCGCATATCAAACGTGCGGGCGACTTCCTGTTCGTCTCGGGCACCAGCTCGCGCCGTCCGGATAACACCTACGCCGGTGCCCAGGTCGATGCCCTGGGCGTGACGCAACTCGACATCCGCGAGCAAACGCGTGCGGTCATCGAGAACATTCGCGACATTCTCGCGAGCGAAGGCGCCACACTGGCCGACGTGGTCGAAGTCGGCTCGTTCCTTGTGAACATGAACGACTTCGGTGGCTACAACGAGGTGTATGGCGAATACTTCGACGAGAACGGCCCGACACGCACCACGGTGGCCGTGCATCAGTTGCCGCACCCGCTGCTGCTCATCGAAATCAAGTGCGTGGCCTACGCACCGCGCTCGCGCTAA
- a CDS encoding SRPBCC family protein: MNEYHFLTLWRLTAPLDEVWDTIRDVDHWARWWPCVRNVRTLETGDADGVGAVRELTWHGALPYSLTFETRITHIEPMREVRSVATGEAEGTGVWRFDTEGSITVVRYAWDVHTKRAWMNKLSPIAQPLFRWNHNYVMRRGGEGLAAVLNAHLAECLDTDLPPAAIGEERNPRDLREARSRMSHDARH; the protein is encoded by the coding sequence ATGAACGAATATCACTTCCTCACCTTGTGGCGGTTGACGGCACCGCTGGACGAAGTCTGGGATACGATTCGCGACGTCGACCACTGGGCACGCTGGTGGCCGTGCGTGCGTAACGTCCGCACGCTCGAGACAGGCGACGCCGATGGCGTGGGCGCCGTGCGGGAACTGACCTGGCATGGTGCGCTGCCCTACTCGCTCACGTTCGAGACACGCATCACCCACATCGAGCCGATGCGCGAGGTGCGCAGCGTGGCGACCGGCGAGGCCGAGGGCACTGGCGTGTGGCGCTTCGACACGGAAGGCTCGATCACCGTGGTGCGCTACGCCTGGGATGTGCACACGAAGCGCGCCTGGATGAACAAGCTCTCGCCCATCGCCCAGCCGCTGTTCCGCTGGAATCACAACTACGTCATGCGACGTGGCGGCGAGGGCCTCGCGGCGGTGCTCAACGCCCATCTGGCCGAATGCCTCGACACCGATCTGCCGCCTGCCGCCATCGGCGAAGAGCGCAATCCGCGCGATCTGCGCGAAGCCCGTTCGCGCATGAGTCACGACGCCCGTCATTGA
- a CDS encoding 3-hydroxyanthranilate 3,4-dioxygenase, whose amino-acid sequence MLTYGKPFNFQRWIDDHAHLLKPPVGNQQVWQDSDFIVTVVGGPNHRTDYHDDPLEEFFYQFKGNAWVNLWIDGRAERIDLKEGDIFLLPPHVRHSPQRPEAGSLCLVIERQRPPGLLDGFEWYCLKCGTQVHRVEVQLKSIVTDLPPLFEAFYGSESLRRCPSCGEIHPGRAAQPKTTAPASA is encoded by the coding sequence ATGTTGACGTATGGCAAACCCTTCAATTTCCAGCGCTGGATCGACGATCACGCGCATCTGCTCAAGCCGCCCGTCGGCAACCAGCAGGTCTGGCAGGACAGCGATTTCATCGTGACGGTCGTGGGCGGACCGAACCACCGCACCGACTATCACGACGATCCGCTCGAGGAGTTCTTCTATCAGTTCAAGGGCAACGCGTGGGTCAATCTGTGGATCGACGGCCGCGCCGAGCGCATCGACCTCAAGGAAGGCGACATCTTCCTGTTGCCGCCGCACGTCCGCCACTCCCCACAACGCCCCGAAGCCGGCAGCCTGTGCCTCGTGATCGAACGCCAACGCCCGCCCGGCCTGCTCGACGGCTTCGAGTGGTACTGCCTGAAATGCGGCACGCAGGTGCACCGCGTGGAAGTGCAACTCAAGAGCATCGTGACGGACCTGCCGCCGCTGTTCGAAGCGTTCTACGGCTCCGAATCGCTGCGTCGTTGCCCGAGCTGCGGCGAGATCCATCCGGGCCGGGCCGCACAACCCAAAACCACCGCACCGGCGTCGGCCTGA
- a CDS encoding 2-hydroxymuconic semialdehyde dehydrogenase, producing MSLATPPLLRHYVDGAFLATDRQFDNVSPVDGRLVAKVCEADAATVDRAVSAARRALHDGPWGKTTPAERAAVLHRIADGIQARFDEFVAAEVADTGRPTEQARTLDIARGIANFRMFADLIKTAGSEIYEMRAADGGDVMNYVTRKPLGVIGIISPWNLPLLLFTWKVAPALAMGNCVVAKPSEETPSSATLLAEVMDAAGVPPGVFNLVHGFGPNSAGEFLTKHPDVAAITFTGESRTGSAIMKAVADGVKEISFELGGKNAAVVFADADFEKAVDGVVRSSFTNAGQVCLCSERVYVERPIFDRFVAALAERAAALRIDAPDAPGVQMGPLVSRKHREKVLSYYRLAVEEGATVVTGGDVPTFGDARDEGAFVQPTVWTGLPDTARCVREEIFGPVCHVAPFDSEDEVIRRVNDSDYGLAGCVWTENLSRAHRVARQFQTGLVWVNTWFLRDLRTPFGGVKLSGLGREGGRHSLDFYSEITNICIKL from the coding sequence GTGAGCCTTGCGACTCCGCCGCTGTTGCGGCACTACGTGGACGGCGCCTTCCTCGCCACCGACCGTCAGTTCGATAACGTGAGCCCCGTCGACGGACGGCTGGTCGCGAAAGTCTGCGAGGCCGACGCCGCAACGGTCGATCGGGCCGTCAGCGCCGCCCGTCGCGCCTTGCACGACGGCCCCTGGGGCAAAACCACGCCCGCCGAGCGTGCCGCCGTGCTGCACCGCATCGCCGATGGCATTCAGGCCCGCTTCGACGAGTTCGTCGCGGCCGAAGTCGCCGACACCGGCCGTCCCACCGAGCAGGCCCGCACGCTGGATATCGCCCGTGGGATCGCCAACTTCCGCATGTTCGCCGATCTCATCAAGACCGCCGGCAGCGAAATTTACGAAATGCGCGCAGCCGATGGCGGCGACGTGATGAACTACGTCACACGCAAGCCGCTCGGGGTAATCGGCATCATCTCGCCGTGGAACCTGCCCTTGCTGTTGTTCACGTGGAAGGTGGCGCCCGCGCTGGCCATGGGCAACTGCGTGGTCGCCAAGCCGTCGGAAGAAACGCCGTCGTCCGCCACGCTGCTCGCCGAAGTGATGGACGCCGCCGGCGTGCCCCCCGGCGTCTTCAATCTGGTTCACGGTTTCGGCCCGAACTCGGCGGGGGAATTCCTGACGAAGCATCCCGACGTGGCCGCAATCACCTTCACCGGCGAGTCGCGCACCGGCAGCGCCATCATGAAAGCCGTGGCCGACGGCGTGAAGGAAATCTCGTTCGAGCTGGGTGGCAAGAACGCTGCCGTGGTGTTCGCCGATGCCGACTTCGAGAAAGCCGTCGATGGCGTGGTCCGCTCGTCGTTCACCAACGCCGGTCAGGTTTGTCTGTGCTCCGAGCGTGTCTACGTCGAACGGCCGATCTTCGATCGCTTCGTCGCGGCACTGGCCGAGCGTGCCGCTGCCCTGCGCATCGACGCCCCGGACGCCCCCGGCGTGCAAATGGGCCCGCTCGTGTCGCGCAAGCACCGCGAGAAGGTGCTCTCCTATTACCGGCTGGCCGTGGAAGAAGGGGCAACGGTCGTCACCGGCGGTGATGTGCCCACCTTCGGCGACGCCCGCGACGAAGGCGCCTTTGTACAACCGACGGTGTGGACCGGCTTGCCCGATACGGCCCGCTGCGTTCGCGAGGAAATCTTCGGCCCGGTGTGCCACGTCGCGCCGTTCGACAGCGAAGACGAAGTGATCCGCCGGGTGAACGACAGCGACTACGGCCTTGCCGGTTGTGTGTGGACGGAAAACCTCTCGCGCGCGCACCGCGTGGCGCGTCAGTTCCAGACCGGCCTCGTATGGGTGAACACCTGGTTCCTGCGCGACCTGCGCACGCCATTCGGCGGGGTGAAGCTCTCCGGGCTGGGCCGCGAAGGCGGACGCCACTCGCTCGATTTCTATTCCGAAATCACCAACATCTGCATCAAACTGTGA